Below is a window of Frondihabitans sp. PAMC 28766 DNA.
CGCATCACCTGGGGACGCCCCTCCCCCGCCGCCACCAGGAGCGCATACCAGCGGCGGAACGCACACGGCGGACACGTGGCGGAATTCGCCCCAAACGGCAGGCCCTTGATGGCGCCGTGCTGCTCCTGGTCGGTTTTCGACCTGACGACCCGGACGTGGAGGCCGTCTTCGTCGTGCAGGGTGATGTCGCCCAGGGTGAGGTTGGTCAGTTCGGAACGGCGAAACGCCCCCGCGAAGCCGAGGACGAGGACGGCGATGTCGCGGGTGCCGCGGACCCCGGCCGGGAAGCTCGTGATGTCCGCAGCAAGGACCGCCTGCCGGAGCCCATCGAGCAGCAGCGGCGCGGACTGATCCCTCGGCCTTGCGTGCTTGCGGCGGATCCCGACCAGGACCGCCTGCACGGTGGGGTGTTTCGTCGGCGACTCGAAACCGTGCTCGATGTGGTCGCGGGCGATCGCCGCCAACCAGCGGGTCATCGACGACGGCGCATACCGCCACCCACCCGTCTCCGTCGTGACGAGGGACTTCTCGGTCAGGTACTGCACCACGGTCCCCGGGGACAGCGGGCAGGTGCTGGTGGCCTCAAGGACCGCAGGGTCGGCGGTGTCGCCTTCGATGTACCCGGCAAGCCACCGTTGCAGCTGGCGGATATCGCTGGCGTACGCCCGTCTCGTGTTCTCCGAGATCGACGCGTCGGCAAGTTCCGCGGCGGCCGCGGCGAGCTCTGGGCGGGACCGGTACGCCTGGATCGCGCTCCCCCGACTGACCCGCCTCGCAGCCACCGCATTCGATGCGCCGGCAGGACCAGCCGTCCTCGCCTGCGTCGTGCTGCCCATGCGCCGTTTCCTACCTCTCGGGACCCCCGGAACCATCTTGTAGCCCGTTTTCGCTCAAAGAGGCCCTGACGGGCGGTGTTTCCGATAAGGACCATTATCGGGGGTCACGTAGTGGAGGTGGAATCGACAACAGGCTGACTGGATGAGCCCGTCAGGTGTGACCCCTTACTCCACGGAACGAACGTGCGCGGCCGCTCCTGCTGGCGGTGGCGCGGGCATTCGAACCCGCGGTGGGGAACGTTCAGTGAGTGACGCATCCGGTGTCGGATTGACACGGCGGCGGTCTCCTGGCAGAATTAAGCCACATCACCTGGTGCATCGTCGCCAGGATTAGGGCCTCTTCGGGGCCCTATCTTTTTCCCCTCGCGACTTGCCGATCCTGGTCGGGTAGCAATTCGACGGGTCGGAAGATCGGTGTTTTGTTCACCATGACTCGATTCGGGAGTTGAATGTCGGCCAGCTTGCCGGCGCCGATCCACACCATGCGCTCATGCCCGCAGCTGAGGAGATCCCGACTCTCGTGACCGTGTGGGAAAATCAAGAACAGCCGCTTACCCAGTTCGGAAGCAACCACACGCACGGACTCCTCAAGATCCGAGTCGTTGCTCACCACGACGTACACGTCCGCAGCGTCCAGGAACGCATCGCGGACGAGGTAGGTGGCGAGGTTGACATCGGAGCCCTTCTCCTCGGGCCGCCACACGTCGACCATCTCCGGTTCCGACGGGTCACGGTATCGTCGCCGGTATCGGGATGGCCGGACTTCGAAGTGCCCGAGATGGATTTGGAGCCTGTCGAGGGTACCTAGCGCCCTCAGTTACACCTGTTGCCGCGCCACGATACCCGGATTGCCCGGACTGGCCTTGCCTTCCAGCACAGCCGTGAAGTACCGGACGAGACGCACGTCGTAACCCAGGAAGAGGCCGTCGAACAGGGCAACGAGGTTAAGCCAGCGGTAATCAGTCCCGCGGAGAAGACCGTTATAGACATTGAAGCCATCGACGTAGACATTCATCTGTGGCCGCTCGGTCATCGCGCCAGACTACTGCGACCCCACGCGATCTCCGGCACGAGGAGATTCAAGCGTCCGATGGCCGATCGCCTACCAAACGGGAGAAGTTCGGGGCGCTGCCCCACGAATCCAACTCTCTGGCCGCCTCAAATAGATAATCTCGAAAGAGGACAAGGGTCGTGCAGAGCGGGCGCGACGCCTCCGGTAGGTGAACGGGGTGGACGCTGATAGCAGTTGCCAGCTCAGGCTGGCACGTGCCGTCATCCACACGTCAGGCGTACTGCTCTCGTGTGGCGACGAGCCATGTTTGATCACCCACGAACTGGCTGACGATCCTGGACTCACCACCAGTCGCTGTGGCCGCTTCCTGCACCACAGCCCGGGTCTGGGGCAACACTCGCCCCTGCACCATCACCGTGTCGAGAGCAGAAGTCGACGCCGTGACCTGATTCTTTTGGGCACCCCATCATGCCCGGATGCGATCGGTCACCCGTCGGCATCGCGGCCGTGCCACCGACGGGTGACCAGCTGCCTTTCTGCCTATTCGCGGCGGGGCGGGTGCTAATCGGTGTCGGTGTCGGTGTCGCTGTCGGTGAGAAGTGTCAAGGCGATGAGTCCTCGGGTGATGGCGGCACGGTGGCCGTCCGCGATCCGGACCCGTCCCGTGTCCGACACACTCACCAGGCCGGCGCGTTCGAGGTGGTGCACAGTCCACAAGTCCCCGCCGGGAATGGGCGACTCGGGAACGTCGAAGTCATCGGGGGCCAGAGCGGCAACCAGGCTGAGGACCGATCCCTGGAGCATCCACTCACCGAAACCCCCGTCCCGCAGCGGGCGCGTGAGTGTTTCTGCGACGAAAATCGCTGCGACCGCCTCGGCGGCTTCAAGCGGGGGAAGCTCCCCTGCCGCCCATGTACTGGCGGTGGGACCGGGCCAGACGCGGGAGGAGGTGGTCCGGATCACCCCCGCCGCCAGCAACGCCTCCCACCATTGCGGCAGGACAGGAACCTCAGTCATGGACAGCGCCTGCACGAGGTCGTCGTCGTCCTCGCGGCCGATGCGTTTGGCGACACCCACCGCGCGGATGCCCAATAGGCCTGCGACGTGTTCGATGTCCGCACGTCGCACGCCCCCGGTCTGGGTGACGGGCCTGCCCGTGCCGATCCAGTCGAGCACGTCGTTCACCGCCCCGACGAGCGGTGTTCGCGCGAGTGCGTCGCGTCGCACCGTGTCGTTGACCTGTTCGGCGTCTTCGAGGATCGCGTCGAGGGGCCCTAACCCGGCGTTGACATCATCGAGGGCGTCCTGGACGGCTTCGTGCGCGTTCTCCCAGCCGGCGACGTCGTGACCGGTGTCGAGCCGGTAGTGCACGTAATCGTCCACCGTTTCCAGGACCGCCTGGAGCGCGCCTGGATTCTCGGGGTCGTCCGCGTCCCAGAGCAGGTCGATCAACGCTTCCATGTCCACCGGGCGGTGCAGGTCAACGCCCTGGCCGGACGCGACCTTCGCCACCGCTTGCAGCACCCGCAGTTCCTCCGCAACCGTGGGGGCAGCGTACGAGGGCGCGTGTTCAAGCCACGCAGCGAAGCCGCGCCACAACGCACGACCGGTCAACGCTCCGCTAGCGCCTGCGGGATGCGCCGATGATTCCCGGCGCCGCCTTGTCGCACCCGGCGCGGGGCGGGAGCGCGTGAAGCTGCTTCCCGCATTCCGGTCGGACGCCCCCTGCAGGCCGGGCGACGCCGACGGCCTGCGGGTCCCCCCGTCGCCGAGCATGAGCGCAGCCACCTCACTCACAGAATTCTTCTCGTACTCGGCCCGGGCGATCAGGGTTGCTGCCACCAGGAGCGCGGACCCCTCAAACAATGCCAGACCACCATGCCGGTGCAGGCTCGCCAGCGACGCGACAGCCCGCCCCTTCCGGGCCAGGGAAAGAACATCAGTCGCTACAGCACGCGCCGCCCGATTCCACCGCGGCACACGCGTGGCCGCGACCGCCGCGCGCAACCCCGGATCGGTGTGCCACGAATCCAACACACCCAGGCTGACACCGATGACATGCGAGACCCCCGGCTCCCCCTCCCCCGGTTCACTCTCCACACCATCAAGCACGGCCGCCGCCGCAGCCCCATCACCATCCGCGAGGGACACAGCGAACCTCCGCAGGAGCGCCAAAGCCCCATCACGCTGAGCCCCTACCGGAGTGAACAGAGTCAGATTGTGGCGCTCCGTCGCCCGAGCAAGCGCCTCGTTGACGTCGTCAAGACTGACATCCTCGCCCAAACCGTTCAAATCAATCCCCTCGGCCGCGAGCAGCGGAGCGATGTCCTCCATCATGGCCGCCGCCATGCCCGGGACATGGGTTACACCCATGCCCGCCAGCGCCGCCACGAACTCGGGGTCATCAAACGGCGAAGTCACCCTGCGAGGATACCCGGAACACCACGCACAAGAATCGTTCGGAGAAATCCGTGACCGCAACAAAGAGCGGGAGTGGAAGCGACAAGGACCTCCGGGTAACTGGGCATTTCAGCGACGCCGACGCGTCTTGGCCGCCACCCCCAGCCACAGGAAAAGCCCGGGATGGGACCCGCCGCATAGGACACTGACCGGATGCCGAGCTTTCGACGCGTCGGCCAAACCCGCACCTCCGCCCCGCCAAAGGAAGCGTCACTTCTCCCGCACCGGTGGCTAACGATGAGGACTCCGGCACCCGAGCAGTGATCCTTGAGGCCCCCGGGAGCCGACGAGGAACGCGGTAACGGCCACCAATGGGCGCCTGTGAACCAGTGCGGTATCGCCGTCTGCCCCGAGCACGCCTCCTCCCCCACCCCGGACTAAGTCACCCTCGAAGACGGCGCTCCGTTCCCCTGGCCGCTTTGTGACGAACACTCCCTCGCCTGAATCCACCACTGACCACCAGGGCAACAACGTTGGGCG
It encodes the following:
- a CDS encoding NYN domain-containing protein — translated: MVDVWRPEEKGSDVNLATYLVRDAFLDAADVYVVVSNDSDLEESVRVVASELGKRLFLIFPHGHESRDLLSCGHERMVWIGAGKLADIQLPNRVMVNKTPIFRPVELLPDQDRQVARGKR
- a CDS encoding site-specific integrase, with product MGSTTQARTAGPAGASNAVAARRVSRGSAIQAYRSRPELAAAAAELADASISENTRRAYASDIRQLQRWLAGYIEGDTADPAVLEATSTCPLSPGTVVQYLTEKSLVTTETGGWRYAPSSMTRWLAAIARDHIEHGFESPTKHPTVQAVLVGIRRKHARPRDQSAPLLLDGLRQAVLAADITSFPAGVRGTRDIAVLVLGFAGAFRRSELTNLTLGDITLHDEDGLHVRVVRSKTDQEQHGAIKGLPFGANSATCPPCAFRRWYALLVAAGEGRPQVMRALRTQNIAVHLCRDPFVATLPRSVALFPALTKNGFPASAGGDPLLMRGMSGDAVAKIVKERARNAGLPAEALSGHSLRAGFITQAIRAGASHHQIMRQSMHKNPATVEIYVRENAPLEQNAVTMIGL